From Pseudomonas sp. G.S.17, the proteins below share one genomic window:
- a CDS encoding CDP-alcohol phosphatidyltransferase family protein, which yields MISTQRTAWLKAWGAHAFTATGVVIAFMATIALFEDQPKACLLWLGLALVVDGVDGSLARKFNVQSVLPGFDGSVLDLVIDYLTYVFIPALFIYRYIDLPDHTMLLSTAVILVSSLFCFCNLEMKSKDNYFQGFPAAWNVVALCVYIISPASWVTLLTVFGLALLTLTRMKFLHPFRVRRLMPLNITVTTIWLVCSALLVIDHPAQSPTVMIVWSAMSAYFLGICLWRTSLEWLGKLRS from the coding sequence GTGATATCGACTCAACGCACGGCCTGGCTCAAAGCCTGGGGTGCACATGCTTTTACCGCCACCGGCGTGGTCATTGCCTTCATGGCAACCATCGCGCTGTTCGAAGACCAGCCCAAGGCATGCCTGCTTTGGCTGGGCCTTGCGCTGGTGGTAGATGGAGTCGATGGCTCCCTGGCGCGCAAATTCAATGTTCAGTCGGTGCTGCCGGGCTTTGATGGTTCAGTGCTCGATCTGGTCATTGATTACCTGACCTACGTGTTTATTCCGGCGCTGTTCATTTATCGCTACATCGATTTGCCGGATCACACCATGTTGCTCAGCACTGCGGTGATTCTGGTGTCCTCGCTGTTCTGCTTCTGCAATCTGGAAATGAAAAGCAAGGACAACTATTTCCAGGGCTTTCCCGCCGCCTGGAACGTGGTCGCGCTGTGCGTCTACATCATCTCGCCAGCTTCGTGGGTGACGTTGCTGACCGTTTTCGGCCTGGCCCTGCTGACCCTGACGCGGATGAAGTTCCTCCACCCGTTCCGCGTCCGCCGCCTGATGCCACTGAACATCACCGTCACCACGATCTGGCTGGTGTGCAGCGCCTTGCTGGTCATCGACCACCCGGCGCAAAGCCCGACCGTGATGATCGTCTGGTCCGCGATGTCCGCCTATTTCCTGGGGATTTGCCTGTGGCGCACTTCGCTTGAGTGGTTGGGCAAGTTGCGTAGTTGA